The genomic region TTGTAACGTATGACTGTTGTTTCAACTCTAAGACCAAAACAACTCTAAAcgagatttatttattttgaaagtcttATAGAAGCAAAGTACACAAATGCATTACATGTGATTCTATAGAAGacttaaattgtaaattatatcaCCGATCAAATACCAACAGACATACCATGgccattttttaaacatatctcTATTGACCAAAGCTAATAATGTTGTTTGTGTAGCAGCTTGTTAATTGTATATTATGTAATttagaatattattattttttataggaaatcactgattacttaaaaacaaatgtgacgAAACATCAcgtcttttaaaaaatcttcaatttttcgCATTTATCAAAACATTGTATAAATTTACAATACTGCTTGCCAAATGTTCCATTTAGTAGAATGTAATATATTTCCGCTTGCTTATTGAAcctttttaaatgcctttttTGCATCGTTGTACATGTAATGAAGGTGCAATAAAATACacgtatacatgtatcttaacaTTGATTCTAAATACAAGGGAAACTCCATACCTACAATCATGTTACATAAAAGTTAAAGGTTAAGTTAGTTATAGAACCTGGTTTATGAACCATttcatatataagaaaatgtcgTTGCTTATTCAGAAATATGGCAGTtcttatccatttgtttgatgtggtAACGCTTTTAATATTTCCATTTAATTAGGGACACTCCGTTTTGAATCTTCCCctcagttcagtatttttgtgttcttTCTGTTTATTACACTTATAGGATAATGTTGTATTCACATTACTTACCAAAATAAATAGGCTTGCCTTTCACAAGctggaataataaaaaaagataccgTCTACACAACTTTCATTAtatgattaaacacattttgatGCACAAAACAGTAAAAGTGTATGTGATATAAGCATGCTTAGTActaattaaaaaacataaaagtcAGAATAGAGACGAACACATTCTTATAAATACTttgatgttatatatacatatttgtttatgctGTCTATTAGCAAGATGTGTTTCAAATTATACTTTAGTTCTGGAAATTTACATATCAAATTATACTTGTTTGTCTAAAAGgtgtaattctttttttttcttttcaggggAAAAAagtctagatttttttttccaaaaaaatatttatgtttctgCTTGTTATCTctgtaatgttttactttaGAAAACCCTTTATATCCTAAATGCATCTATGCAGATTTATCAATCAATTTGATATCTGTTCatatgtgagccaaggctccgtgttgaaggccgtactttaacctataatggtttaatttttaaattgttatttggatggagagttgtctcattggcactcacaccacatcttcctatatctatatcataTTGAATTGATTAATCTTGTCTAATTTGAAAGCcttaatatgaatttaatagGATGCATACTATTATAATCTTAAATTTAcattcatatttataatattgacTTCAGTACCGTCAGTATGCGTAATATATGCGATATCAGAatttatttcgatttttttatgGTCATAggtaaatatatctttttttatcattaataataTATCAGGCTAAAATcgttataaaatatatcactTAAAACAAAGTGCACTGATTAAACAAACACTGTCACTATATATtgtgataaattataaaagatgTACCTTGCAAAGTATGTGGATACTTCTTTTTCCTATTTTCTGTAACGCTGATTTGACGTCTTCAAATGTCACCACCAAGCTATCTCGACATTGTCTTAATATTTCAAAGCATGCAGTCTTTGGATCTTCAGTTTCCAATATGGTTTCAACTTCCATGTTCGACAATCCAAGATGTATTGCCATCTCTTTAGCATCAAATGGACTGAAGAATAACGACAGGCGACGTAAGTGTAAGTCTGAGGGTGTCGCTCTCATGAAGTCTTCTTTAGTAACTGTATCAAAATACTGCATATTTATAAATACCAACACAAAATAGCCCTTGAATTTTCAAAAGAGATGCATCTTACCAAAACACCAAAAGGATACACAGATACATACCAGTATTATTCAAAAACTGAAcataatgtataaaaacaacattaaactGGGAAACTGGTACATACTTGTACCACATAATTGCTTTCGAACTTAAACTAAAATGGTATATATTATCTTCCAACTAGGCAAAGACATACGAGACGGAAAATGTTCACATATTCTTTTAACTAATCTTCACTAGTCAATCCCTTTCAGATTGACAGAAGGCTAATTTAATGTTGGTGTTCATAGATTTCTTATAGATATTTCTCTCATTGGCATACATATCACATCgtcttgtttatatatttttgcacCTGTTCCAAGTCCCATGTATTTGTTAGATAACACTTGATGAATTACAGCCTACTACACGCCACATGATTTAacttcattttgaatatttaactcAAACTTTGTTGGCCAAGGGGACCTTAGTGTCCAAACATTTGACAAGCTATATGACCAGTAATGTTACACAAAAACATAGTATTTACAAAATAAGGTTAACTTTGCTAACTGGAGTTAAGCaaagtttatttaaactttATCATTGTTTCCAATACGAAAGTATGActagtttttttcatttaatggcGTCAATAATGATGCAGAAGTTACTTAGAAAATGCAAGTCAAAATCTTCGACATTAAAGATGCTTTATATCTTGTCACCAGCAAACAAATGTTGTGCTATCAAacaaatgttgtatttttttaataagtaaTATGTTCATCGATAAATTCAGAAGTCatatcaaactatttttttggACTTACaactataaaaatgtaaatagttGAGAGGTTCTTAATGTACGTAAAtcaattgttctgaaaaaaaattaatgacatCAAACTAGAAAACAAGATATCCAACAatctaaataaaacatgtacaatACCTGTGCACCCTGGTTTACACTTCACTTCATCCTGagaagaaaatgaaattaagttGAATTGCATTATAACTATTGTTTACATCATTTTGGTACATACGTATAAACAAATGGATGGGATTTAACCTCAAATGGATgggattaaaattaaaaaaacgatcgtcaaatttaaaaaaaaacttgttttgtaTTAGCATATATCAGTGTATATACCGTTTGAAATTAAGAATTAATCCTTTCCGTATTTTAATTCGTTTTCGgggaaaatacatttaaactttttatttttaaatttgcatcTATTTACAAGGCATGACATATAAAGTCAAACTTGAAGAAAACCATGTCTAGCATTTTAGccaaacaaatgtgtttacatTGATCCTCGTCATTATCATTAAGTTATTGTTTCCTTTTGGTTAGCTGACAAACATATCATTGTTTCTCTGGCAAGACAATTTCACTCGGAGTGTAatgtttaataatatataattcttAACAATAAGCAAGTTTGTCGgaatcaaatttaaatgtctTATAGAACTATGAGTGTATTTATATAAGTGTGTTGCCTGTAGTTCACACTAATCGAAACTTTGAATAACATGTACTACCTTTTCTGCAATCCATGACATGATTGTGTGTATGCTATGTTCAATATCATGCGAAGGACATATCCACAATTGGTCTTTGTCAGTAAGATCGTTAACTTGCAGGAAGCATGGTTTATATGGTGAGTTACAACATATTCTTGTCACAAAAGATGTATCATTGATTTGAGTCTGATCGCTACTTGTTCTAATATAGAGATCACTTATTTTCTCTAAGGCTGATGCAAGACATTCACAGATGCTGGAAGCTACATCTCTCGCTATTAGTGTGTTTGAAGTGGCATGAACAAGACGAGCAATGATTATCTCATCTTCACAGGCAATATACATATCCAGACATGGATCAATGGTGAATACCCCCGATCTATGGAATAACATGTCCTTGTTGGACTGCCCGTATGTTTTCACTGCCCAGACATAAAGGCAGTAGCTTATAAATCTGAAGGATAATGCAGGAGGTATCATAAATGATGATGTTTGAAAAGCTAGGGCAATACTCCTGTGCGTGAAGCCAGCTGACTGCAGGTATCCAGAATCATCTTTAGCTCGTACCATACTAGCAACATAGTAAAAATCAGCAGGGATACGCATTCGGTTAGAATTGTATCTCATCGGTTCAACCAATATATCGAGATGGGTCATAACATTTAATAGATAATCTTTGTCTTggtaaaattttacatatttctttcCCTTCCAAACGCCTTCTATTGCTTGTTTTGATACCACCCCTGACTTGCCCATTGCATCCCATATTTCTTCTCTTTTCTTGTCGCCTTCACAAAATTGCCTATCTGTAACAATTGATTTAAATGCTTCGATGAGAAGAGTGGGAGACAAAATAATTCGGTCGTCCAATTTATGTTCATCGAAGTACAACAACTTGccaattgaatgttgaaatttcAGAAACACCTTCAACTCAACTTCTGACAACGGCCTAATAGGTTGCAATGAGTTTATTTTCTCTAGATGCTCTAGTGTAATTAGATGGATGTTGCGTTTGATCAACGATGCAAATTCTAACTCTAAAGGGATAAAGCATTTTGGAAGGGGTTCACCCCATGTTGGTTGTCTCTCTGATTCCCTGATGATAGCGACCTTTATCTTCGCCATTTCAGGGTCATGTTTGTCTTTagcatttacaaatattttatcactgATAACCAATTGTTGAATTAATGGATCTTCGTTGAACATCTTGTAGATTTCTTCAAATATGTCATTTCGTCTTTGTTCAACTTCATTCTaaacatacaatacaatatgttctaacctttatttataactttattatcATAAAACTATTCATTGAAGGTATGCATGTATCATATGTATATAAAAGTTCCATTATAGCAAAGTTATAAAGttacattttgaattaaacGTTATGCTTTTTTGAAGGACACCTACATGGAAAAGAATTGCATTGACAATATGCAGTACGATACGtaatgaaaaaaacaccatGTATCCTGCAATTGTGTGTGTCATTATACTCTAACAACCCAACAAATATCGCTAGATTGTATATGTATACTTTACAGATACCGCTTAAAATGTCCGTCAACTGCCCGACTACCTTGTGTGTTGTTGTTGAGTGTTGTATTAACATCTATGGCCTCAGAATATGCGCATTACAGTTGCATTCCAATGACATATCGCTTCTCCCTCTTGTGTTACTGAAAATCTGAATCAATTtacgttttgttttgtttttctagcAAATCAGTAATTCGAATTGTCTGACAAACATGAGCAGCAGGATGCACTCCATTTTCTACGGCGCCAAtctaaacttggatatgtatatGTAATTAACCATAAAACAATGACAATACATCATGTGCTAGTTATGTTACGTTAGCTCATAGCTCTGAAGTGAAAGACaagaaaaatacttttgtttttaatattatttgtttttattgttgaaattatttgttatgttaaaataaataattatcaactTGAGCGTGTAATATTTTTGCCcattcaagatttttttctgtgtacaaCGAAAATGAATTCTATAAAAACGtgggtttttgtttttgtttctaagCTAACACATGGAAAACATTTATAGCAGGATCAAGACAATATCTGTTTAGTACTTTGCTTACTGAAATCGCGTGACTTCTGTTTCTTAGCCTCGTACAATAACaggtgatatttaaagacactaaacagttattgtctattgATTCTTCCCTTTTATATTAGATTTATAAACATTCTGAAAGAGTCCATCGTTTTAATCGTAAGAAAATGTTTACATCATACTTACAGCGTTTACCTGATCTTTGTGCGTTAAAACCACCAGAATTTTAGGAAACCCCTGGATACTTCCTTTACAGTACGTTACAATGGTGTTGATCCAGAATAGGAGATAATCtgtaatgtttaaaaacaaataaacccGAAAATACACAAGGGAAAAgtatttaaatcatttgaatGTAAACGTTTTCCGAAATATACTTTTAATACTATTGTTATATACCACAATTGATTTCCCCTaaaagtctttgttaaatttgcacttttgaaaaaaagtatgcaAAATTTTCTCATTGACTCAAATACAAAAACACTTGGCATGAGCAACGTTACATGAGCAAATATctgaaaaatgtataatttccATGTTCCATTTTTCACcagcattttctttttttattaaggcacctttataaaaaatgtatgtttcagtATTAACTATAGTATATAATGCACTAAATATTGCCAATTAAACACcatttcttatatttcttctaataagttttatattttaaatgttcaaccccCAAGCGTTCTCCAACCTCCAAACAAAATCATGGTGTCCGGTGTAGTTTTCTGACAACTTTATCATTCAAAAGATATCTAAATTAAGTAAACAGGCGTCCGATTGTTTCACAAATATGACATATTATATAGAAAACTTGTCCCTTACTGGTCTGATTTTATAATAACTAATACATGTGATATGTAAGGGTCTTGTAAATTGTGTGACAAGAGTTAATTTTCCTTCTGTCACTTCTTGTTTTCACCTGTTGGTACGTTTGGAAAAACAGCAATTGATTTCTTGTAATGCAATGAGAAGATAATTTCCTGAATGTATGACTCCATATGTATAGGTGAaaggcagccattttgaaaaatccGAACTCCTCTGAGATCAGAATTTAGAGAAGAACAGTTGTGTTGTTCTCTCCTGTTAACACCTTTTGGTGTACCTTCTGAGAATATTGCATTGTCAGCACTATAACAGTAAATGTGTTTTATAGAATCTTATTGAATCGATATGTAAATGGAACTAAACTTCtacacaatttgaaaataatgataaaaaggaCTGTGTATTTCCTTTCTGTTTCGTTCTGTCATGTTACCTGATAAATAGTAACAGCATAGCCCTATTCAGCAACAGGAAGGAAGTTTAAGACAATTTCACCGATCAATCACAATGTTAATCTACGCCaaccatttcatttaatataaattatgatcattatattaaaataatcttaACATAAAATGCACTATATTGAATTAAAAGACAGGTATTTTTTACTTGAGAATTGTTCATTAACTGGGCACATTTTTCTTCTTgcaattaaagtttaaaaagataaatgacaTTACTTGCTGTTATCTTCCAAAGATGACCAATTTGAAATGTTGTATTTAACTATATGAggcaattgttttgaaaaataattccttCCTGTTACCTGTTACTTGTCCTGTTACACATCATGCTTTCATGCTACCGACATATCGGACTACATTTTAGTATATTACTTAACCTTCTATATTGAAAatgctaaaataaataattggcatttgaaaaaaaatatagtaagaTTTACTAGATATAGTATTTTTGTCTTATTATTTATTCCCATTAGAAACTATTTTAAATTGATTCACTGTGGTAACAGGAAAGAGCCGGAatttgtttgtacaatttttaagattgcaattattatcaaattgaacaattgtttgaattactGAAAAACGTTCCCAGATCATCGTTGTCCGTTCTTCCATTTGTGCTATTAAATTACCGATTCTAAAGACATTTCTGTTTGGTTATTTCTATTGtcagaaattaaacatgttcagACATTGTCTCATATCCCGTTCAGTTCTACAGACAGACATGACATATCATTAcacattttctcttttttatttgtatagaaGGTCAAGTAACCATTTTACCTcaaatttgcaaaatatttcatagaaactacaaataaaacaaaataacggTGCGTTGAATTTCCCAAGATGTGTGTTTATGACCCAGAATTATCTTACTGCAATGAAATGTCATTATCATGAGCATATTTTTTCAACCCCTTTTTCTATGCAACTTTGATTTCACTTGGTGATATCAACAGTTACTTGACTGCTAACCTCAACAATAATTGCCAAATTGTGTTGATGTTTAATTTGATAAGgccttttttaaacatttacaatatatatatatatataggtaaaaattgttttaaaagctAATGTCAGTTTATAAATACCTCTTGAGGTTTTATGTCCACTTTTCCCTGGAAGGTATTGTTCATACGGACAGGGATCATCAAGTTGTCTACTCCCATCCAATACAAGTATGTAAATAGCTCTGTATGT from Mytilus trossulus isolate FHL-02 unplaced genomic scaffold, PNRI_Mtr1.1.1.hap1 h1tg000122l__unscaffolded, whole genome shotgun sequence harbors:
- the LOC134700080 gene encoding uncharacterized protein LOC134700080, which codes for MYFSLEDITVCRSLLRGDKTKQKQNVPLADTISTKPNISDETKDASLSTSKEELKHKSNESQTCDATSTKPNISDETKYAALSTSKEELKHKSNESQTCDATSTKPNISDETQDASLSTSKEELKHKSNESQSCDDTSSTERFVTESVKAKTLPEPQFQTVPGCANSLAISMEKKLPGHVAGQKSERVDTDYLYEANEQGVLRSSERQSVIFDFDGESSDTRNDLLDLDYTPENQTSDVTKYREIHEASFDEYKPMEDSLDASLKSGFTGDLHIETVTKPGIIAHLKRVFGITKQVKEVKVSITKESFLEKSSKVGKKKLHYRKIAPIIIWDFGGQDVFYSTHQTFLTYRAIYILVLDGSRQLDDPCPYEQYLPGKSGHKTSRDYLLFWINTIVTYCKGSIQGFPKILVVLTHKDQVNANEVEQRRNDIFEEIYKMFNEDPLIQQLVISDKIFVNAKDKHDPEMAKIKVAIIRESERQPTWGEPLPKCFIPLELEFASLIKRNIHLITLEHLEKINSLQPIRPLSEVELKVFLKFQHSIGKLLYFDEHKLDDRIILSPTLLIEAFKSIVTDRQFCEGDKKREEIWDAMGKSGVVSKQAIEGVWKGKKYVKFYQDKDYLLNVMTHLDILVEPMRYNSNRMRIPADFYYVASMVRAKDDSGYLQSAGFTHRSIALAFQTSSFMIPPALSFRFISYCLYVWAVKTYGQSNKDMLFHRSGVFTIDPCLDMYIACEDEIIIARLVHATSNTLIARDVASSICECLASALEKISDLYIRTSSDQTQINDTSFVTRICCNSPYKPCFLQVNDLTDKDQLWICPSHDIEHSIHTIMSWIAEKDEVKCKPGCTVTKEDFMRATPSDLHLRRLSLFFSPFDAKEMAIHLGLSNMEVETILETEDPKTACFEILRQCRDSLVVTFEDVKSALQKIGKRSIHILCKLVKGKPIYFDMEPEKWDQVPTAEHIDRLAPLVGNNSLPFLIELGMDFNIWEQISHRQNEKDLVRLNREILEDWRFKFCRMHNLKPTLREIARAFSNIGKNVKIVDNTLSDLF